In Nostoc sp. GT001, a genomic segment contains:
- a CDS encoding ABC transporter substrate-binding protein, translating into MAKVALLIGVSEYEPGLTPLPAATKDVEAMQQVLLHPEIGGFDEVKVLLNPQQHEMAVAIEILFDDRQKDDLVLLFFSGHGIKDEDGKLYFAAHNTRKIGKGVPARATTVPASFVHDVMNKSRSKREVVILDCCFSGAFAEGMSPKDEGFVDVKNQLGGEGRAVLTSSTSTQYSFEQQGSDTSTYTRYIVEGLETGAADRDEDGWISIDELHEYAKSKVQEAAPAMKPEIYAVKEGYKINLAKAPIDDPELKYRRDVEYWVEGGNGKISVTGRAALDARQETLKLSPEDAVAIETQVLTPIKDKKRKLQRYELAFRDEIKQGFPLSERAAADLKRLQQTLGLRDEDIALVEAPIIAEQPLTPPPVIVNPPPPEPRKFNYIVASILGVIGVIFGGTVVYFSRGKDDPQPVVSSIVNSCVKEGYALGDRISLGEEILLKQDTNSDKEAGVKAFLNGDCQTAINKFNSYRQANLTNRTDPEALIYLNNAKARQKGDRLKIAVSVPIGTNPNVAKEILRGVAQAQDEVNSSGGINSEALEVAIANDDNDPSESAQLATRFGKDTNILAVVGHNSSNASLSAAPVYQKDGLVMISPTSYAQNLDRVGNYIFRTAPSVKSIADSVSNYAIKIAGKTNFLICVDYQGIDNQSFNDEFVKAIKAAGGQINSTECNISARDFNPSVVISQAVRSGANALVLGLYIDKIKQGLAVAQSNQGQLTVFGSPTLFTNETLKEGRGINGLIISAPWYPAAFPNNIFPQKAQKLWGATVNWRTATAYDATLAIIVGLQRTKTNRRDELQKVLHSPGFSVDGATGKIQFSESGDRKDNPIFLVKVQQIPGTDKYEFVRIQP; encoded by the coding sequence ATGGCGAAAGTAGCACTTCTAATAGGAGTAAGTGAGTATGAGCCTGGTCTTACTCCATTGCCAGCAGCAACAAAAGATGTCGAGGCGATGCAGCAAGTTTTGCTGCACCCAGAGATTGGCGGTTTTGATGAGGTAAAAGTGCTGCTGAATCCTCAACAACATGAGATGGCGGTCGCGATCGAAATCTTGTTTGACGATCGTCAAAAAGATGACCTTGTGCTGCTATTTTTCTCTGGTCACGGCATTAAAGACGAGGACGGCAAGCTTTACTTTGCAGCTCATAACACACGCAAAATCGGCAAGGGAGTACCAGCTAGGGCAACAACAGTGCCAGCTAGCTTTGTGCATGATGTAATGAACAAGAGCCGTTCCAAACGTGAGGTAGTGATTCTCGATTGTTGCTTTAGTGGCGCGTTTGCCGAGGGTATGTCCCCAAAAGATGAGGGTTTTGTGGATGTTAAAAACCAATTAGGTGGAGAAGGACGAGCTGTTCTGACATCTAGTACCTCAACCCAATATTCTTTTGAACAGCAAGGATCGGATACTTCAACTTACACCCGCTACATAGTTGAGGGACTGGAGACTGGTGCAGCAGATCGAGATGAAGATGGTTGGATTTCTATTGATGAATTGCATGAGTATGCCAAAAGTAAGGTTCAAGAAGCTGCCCCTGCAATGAAACCAGAAATATATGCTGTCAAGGAAGGTTATAAAATTAACCTTGCCAAAGCACCTATTGACGATCCTGAACTCAAATATCGTAGAGACGTTGAGTATTGGGTAGAGGGTGGTAACGGCAAAATTTCTGTTACTGGTCGCGCTGCATTGGACGCACGACAAGAGACGCTAAAACTATCACCTGAAGATGCAGTTGCAATTGAAACTCAGGTTTTAACACCTATCAAAGACAAAAAGAGAAAATTACAGCGATATGAGCTAGCGTTCCGTGACGAGATTAAACAAGGGTTTCCTCTCAGCGAGAGAGCTGCGGCGGATTTGAAACGTCTTCAACAAACGTTAGGACTTAGAGATGAAGATATAGCCCTAGTTGAAGCTCCAATAATTGCTGAACAGCCACTTACCCCGCCTCCGGTAATTGTCAATCCTCCACCTCCCGAACCTAGAAAATTTAACTATATAGTAGCTTCCATTCTCGGAGTAATCGGAGTAATTTTTGGTGGTACTGTAGTCTACTTTTCTAGGGGTAAAGATGACCCTCAACCTGTAGTTTCATCTATAGTAAATTCCTGTGTAAAAGAGGGGTATGCTTTGGGTGACAGAATTAGTTTGGGTGAAGAAATTTTATTAAAACAAGATACGAACTCAGATAAAGAAGCTGGAGTGAAAGCATTTTTAAATGGTGATTGTCAGACTGCTATTAATAAGTTTAATTCATACCGTCAAGCGAATCTTACTAATAGAACAGACCCAGAAGCATTGATTTACTTGAATAATGCTAAAGCTCGTCAGAAAGGAGATCGGCTCAAAATTGCTGTGAGCGTACCTATCGGGACAAATCCAAATGTAGCAAAAGAGATACTGCGCGGTGTGGCTCAAGCTCAAGATGAGGTGAATAGCAGTGGTGGCATCAATAGCGAAGCTTTGGAGGTAGCGATCGCTAATGATGATAATGATCCAAGTGAATCTGCACAGCTTGCCACTCGGTTTGGCAAAGATACCAACATCTTAGCTGTCGTGGGACATAATTCCAGTAATGCTTCTCTCTCCGCAGCCCCAGTCTATCAAAAAGACGGGTTAGTGATGATCTCTCCCACCAGTTATGCCCAAAACCTTGACAGGGTTGGCAATTATATCTTCCGCACTGCTCCTAGTGTTAAATCCATAGCAGATAGCGTCTCTAATTACGCCATTAAAATAGCGGGTAAAACCAATTTTCTTATCTGTGTTGATTACCAAGGGATAGATAATCAGTCGTTTAACGATGAGTTTGTTAAAGCGATAAAAGCTGCTGGCGGTCAGATTAATTCTACAGAGTGCAATATTTCTGCCCGTGACTTTAACCCTAGTGTTGTCATTTCTCAAGCTGTACGTAGCGGTGCTAATGCCTTAGTGTTAGGTCTTTATATAGACAAAATAAAGCAAGGTCTAGCGGTGGCACAATCTAATCAAGGGCAGTTGACTGTATTTGGTAGTCCTACACTTTTCACTAACGAAACCTTAAAGGAGGGCAGAGGTATCAACGGACTGATAATCTCTGCACCTTGGTATCCCGCAGCATTTCCTAATAACATCTTTCCGCAAAAAGCCCAAAAACTTTGGGGTGCAACTGTCAATTGGCGAACAGCTACGGCTTATGATGCAACCTTGGCGATCATCGTAGGTTTACAACGAACCAAGACCAACAGACGCGATGAATTACAAAAGGTGTTGCATAGTCCGGGTTTTTCAGTCGATGGTGCGACAGGAAAGATTCAGTTTTCAGAATCAGGCGATCGCAAAGACAATCCCATCTTTCTAGTCAAAGTTCAACAAATACCTGGCACTGATAAATATGAATTTGTGCGGATTCAACCTTAG
- a CDS encoding Uma2 family endonuclease, giving the protein MTTENNPAVIVDWEHPIPPTDLIFDDGEPLESNRHRIAMNVLIRSLQQAWADRNDFFAGGNMFIYYSSAQVRNQDFRGPDFFAVLNVDGTNSRQGWVVWEENGRYPDVIVELMSPSTAKIDQTVKKDLYEQTFHTSDYFVYDPFDPTSLQGWHLDHNQQYQSLTPNERSWLWCQKLGLWLGTYEGTIDRETAVWLRFYDVAGNLVLLPEEAAAAQTQAAVVQAEAAAAKAARLAARLRELGENPDIL; this is encoded by the coding sequence ATGACTACCGAAAACAACCCAGCAGTCATTGTAGACTGGGAACACCCCATACCGCCGACAGATTTAATTTTTGATGACGGAGAACCCTTGGAATCAAATCGCCACCGCATTGCCATGAATGTGTTGATTCGGTCATTGCAGCAAGCTTGGGCTGACCGGAATGATTTTTTTGCTGGTGGCAATATGTTTATTTATTACAGCAGCGCCCAAGTACGTAATCAGGATTTCCGTGGCCCCGATTTCTTTGCTGTCTTGAATGTGGATGGAACTAATTCTCGTCAAGGTTGGGTAGTGTGGGAAGAAAACGGTCGTTATCCTGATGTGATTGTAGAATTAATGTCACCATCTACAGCCAAAATAGATCAGACTGTTAAGAAAGACCTTTACGAACAAACTTTTCATACTTCAGATTATTTTGTCTATGACCCCTTTGACCCCACTTCTTTGCAAGGGTGGCATTTAGATCATAATCAGCAATATCAATCTTTGACACCAAATGAGCGTAGTTGGTTGTGGTGTCAAAAGTTAGGTTTATGGTTGGGAACGTATGAAGGAACAATAGACAGAGAAACGGCGGTATGGTTGCGGTTTTATGATGTAGCTGGCAATTTGGTTTTGTTACCAGAGGAGGCTGCTGCTGCACAAACACAAGCCGCAGTTGTACAAGCCGAAGCTGCTGCTGCAAAAGCGGCTCGTTTAGCAGCTAGATTGAGAGAGTTGGGTGAAAATCCAGATATTTTGTGA
- a CDS encoding AI-2E family transporter: MQSANKLPRWLTIGLAFPIAILNGWLLLQVIQYFQPLVSIIAAAILLAFVLNYPIQFLQEQGVKPNLAIGGVLLLTLVVLVALGITLVPLIIQQLVELANILPSWIDSGTQQLQAFQDWALSQQQLPINLSGLFTQVLERLSNQLQSFTGRILGFAVDTIGIVLNVLLAVVLTIYLILNGERLWDGVFQWFPPNIGSRLRELLREDFHNYFIGQATLGAVLGVTITLVFLALQVPLALLFGIGIGLFSLFPFGTGVGIAIVSLLVALQNFWLGVEVLGVAVAIDQVNSNIIAPRILSNLTGLNPVWVVISLLLGAKLGGVLGLLIAIPIASFIKDITDSWRAGEFNKIEDIESEPITVTSDRAGTYS, translated from the coding sequence ATGCAATCAGCAAACAAACTGCCGCGATGGTTAACTATAGGATTGGCATTTCCCATTGCCATTCTCAACGGCTGGCTATTGCTCCAGGTTATACAGTATTTTCAACCCTTAGTTAGCATTATCGCCGCTGCCATCCTCCTAGCTTTTGTCTTGAACTATCCAATCCAGTTTCTTCAGGAACAAGGAGTCAAACCCAACTTAGCGATCGGGGGAGTGTTGCTTTTGACTCTGGTGGTTTTAGTAGCTTTAGGCATTACTTTGGTTCCCTTGATTATTCAACAGCTGGTTGAACTGGCTAATATTTTGCCCAGTTGGATTGATTCTGGTACTCAGCAACTGCAAGCTTTTCAAGATTGGGCGTTAAGTCAACAGCAACTTCCGATTAATTTAAGTGGTTTATTTACCCAAGTTCTAGAACGATTATCTAACCAACTTCAGTCCTTCACTGGTAGAATTCTTGGTTTTGCTGTCGATACCATTGGTATTGTCCTCAATGTGCTGCTGGCAGTAGTGCTGACTATCTACTTAATATTGAATGGTGAACGTCTTTGGGACGGAGTTTTTCAGTGGTTTCCCCCTAATATTGGGTCAAGATTACGGGAATTACTGCGAGAGGATTTCCACAATTACTTCATCGGTCAAGCAACATTGGGAGCTGTGTTAGGGGTGACAATTACACTAGTGTTTTTGGCGCTGCAAGTTCCCTTAGCTCTATTGTTTGGTATTGGTATTGGCTTATTTTCACTCTTCCCCTTTGGTACGGGGGTAGGTATTGCCATAGTAAGTTTGTTGGTAGCGCTGCAAAATTTTTGGTTAGGGGTGGAAGTCTTAGGTGTAGCTGTTGCGATCGACCAAGTTAATTCTAATATTATTGCACCTCGAATTCTCAGCAATTTGACTGGCTTAAATCCTGTGTGGGTGGTGATTTCTTTATTGCTAGGCGCAAAGTTGGGAGGAGTACTGGGTTTGTTAATTGCGATCCCGATTGCCAGTTTTATCAAGGATATAACAGATAGCTGGCGGGCTGGAGAGTTTAATAAGATAGAGGATATAGAGTCAGAACCTATTACGGTAACAAGTGATAGAGCAGGGACTTATAGTTAA
- a CDS encoding NUDIX hydrolase, with translation MNNQQVHVAIAILYQKNKFLMQLRDNIPGILYPGYWALFGGHIEPGETPDVAVKREILEEIGYKLPPFLEFGCYPNERVVRHVFHAPLLVELNQLVLNEGWDMALFTPEDIRQGNCYSQNAGEVRPLGAMHQKIMLDFIEKNPT, from the coding sequence ATGAATAATCAACAGGTGCACGTAGCGATCGCAATTCTCTACCAGAAAAACAAGTTTCTCATGCAACTGCGTGACAACATCCCTGGTATTCTCTACCCTGGTTACTGGGCGCTGTTTGGCGGTCACATCGAACCTGGTGAAACGCCAGATGTAGCGGTAAAACGAGAAATTTTAGAAGAAATCGGCTATAAACTACCACCCTTTCTTGAATTTGGCTGTTATCCCAACGAAAGAGTTGTTCGTCATGTCTTTCATGCACCACTCTTGGTGGAATTAAATCAACTGGTTCTGAATGAGGGCTGGGATATGGCGTTATTTACACCAGAAGATATTCGTCAAGGTAACTGTTATTCACAAAATGCTGGCGAAGTGCGACCTTTAGGGGCAATGCATCAAAAAATTATGTTGGATTTTATTGAGAAAAATCCAACATAA
- the folD gene encoding bifunctional methylenetetrahydrofolate dehydrogenase/methenyltetrahydrofolate cyclohydrolase FolD, with translation METKTVKLLDGKALAAKIQQELSVAITQLQPKIGRPPGLAVLMVGDNPASAAYVRNKEKACAKVGIASFGKHFPAETTLEELEEVIAALNHDKRVDGILVQLPLPNHLDAVTLLHQIDPDKDADGLHPVNLGRLVRGENGLRSCTPAGVMRLLQEYEIPLQGKQAVVVGRSILVGKPMALMLLEADATVTIAHSRSHDLKTITQNADILIAAVGRPGLISADMVKPGAVVVDVGMNRVTDANGKSRLIGDVHFESTADVAGFITPVPGGVSPMTVAILLENTFASYSRAAKEERE, from the coding sequence ATGGAAACAAAAACTGTCAAACTCCTTGATGGGAAAGCATTAGCAGCAAAAATTCAGCAAGAACTTTCTGTTGCGATTACACAATTACAACCAAAAATTGGACGACCTCCTGGTTTAGCAGTGTTGATGGTTGGTGATAACCCAGCATCAGCCGCTTATGTACGCAATAAAGAAAAAGCCTGCGCTAAAGTCGGGATCGCTTCTTTTGGTAAGCATTTTCCTGCCGAAACTACCCTTGAGGAGTTAGAAGAGGTAATTGCTGCACTCAACCACGACAAAAGAGTGGATGGCATTCTTGTGCAATTGCCCTTACCTAACCACCTGGATGCTGTAACTCTGCTACATCAAATTGATCCCGATAAAGATGCTGATGGACTGCACCCAGTTAACTTGGGGCGACTAGTACGGGGAGAAAACGGTTTACGTAGCTGCACCCCGGCTGGTGTGATGCGCCTTTTACAAGAATATGAGATTCCTTTGCAAGGAAAACAAGCAGTAGTGGTGGGGCGCAGTATTTTGGTGGGTAAACCGATGGCACTGATGTTATTAGAAGCTGATGCCACAGTCACGATCGCTCACTCGCGATCGCATGACCTCAAAACCATCACCCAAAATGCTGATATTCTAATTGCAGCAGTAGGTCGTCCCGGATTGATCTCTGCTGATATGGTGAAACCGGGCGCTGTTGTGGTAGATGTGGGGATGAATCGCGTCACCGATGCTAATGGCAAAAGTCGTCTCATTGGCGATGTCCATTTTGAATCAACCGCTGATGTAGCAGGATTTATCACCCCAGTTCCTGGTGGTGTTAGCCCAATGACTGTTGCCATATTGTTGGAAAATACATTTGCTAGCTATTCCAGAGCGGCAAAAGAAGAAAGAGAGTGA
- the crtE gene encoding geranylgeranyl diphosphate synthase CrtE, giving the protein MVATDNVQKTPPEEATFNLAGYLKERQKLCDNALDRAIPVIYPEKIYEAMRYSLLAGGKRIRPILCLATCEMMGGTIEMAMPTACAVEMIHTMSLIHDDLPAMDNDDYRRGKLTNHKVYGEDVAILAGDGLLALAFESVAIQTPQSVKREVVLQVIARLGRALGAAGLVGGQVVDLESEGKSDISLETLNFIHKHKTAALLEACVVCGGLIANASPEDVQRLTRYAQNIGLAFQIIDDILDITSTQEQLGKTAGKDQRANKVTYPSLWGLEESRSKAQELVKEACVELEPFGDKAKPLQAIAHFITSRNN; this is encoded by the coding sequence ATGGTAGCAACTGATAACGTCCAAAAGACACCACCAGAGGAAGCCACATTTAACTTAGCAGGCTATCTAAAAGAGCGACAAAAGCTTTGTGATAATGCTTTGGATCGGGCTATCCCAGTCATTTATCCAGAAAAGATTTATGAGGCGATGCGCTACTCGTTATTAGCTGGAGGTAAGCGTATACGTCCCATTCTTTGCCTTGCCACCTGTGAAATGATGGGTGGAACCATTGAGATGGCCATGCCAACAGCTTGTGCTGTGGAGATGATCCACACAATGTCGTTGATTCATGACGACCTCCCGGCAATGGATAATGACGATTACCGTCGTGGCAAACTGACAAATCATAAAGTCTATGGTGAAGATGTAGCGATTTTGGCTGGGGATGGCTTGTTAGCTCTTGCTTTTGAGTCTGTTGCCATTCAAACCCCCCAAAGCGTTAAGAGAGAGGTAGTCTTGCAGGTTATTGCCCGTCTTGGTCGGGCGTTGGGGGCAGCTGGTTTAGTCGGCGGTCAAGTTGTCGATTTAGAGTCGGAAGGTAAATCTGATATTTCCTTAGAAACCCTAAATTTCATTCATAAACACAAAACAGCCGCACTTTTGGAAGCTTGCGTAGTTTGTGGCGGGCTGATTGCTAATGCATCACCTGAAGATGTACAGCGACTAACCCGTTATGCTCAAAATATTGGGCTAGCATTCCAAATCATCGATGATATTTTGGATATCACTTCTACCCAAGAGCAATTAGGTAAAACAGCTGGCAAAGACCAAAGAGCTAATAAAGTTACCTATCCCAGCCTTTGGGGACTTGAGGAATCGCGCTCAAAAGCCCAAGAGCTAGTTAAAGAAGCTTGTGTAGAATTAGAACCATTTGGAGACAAAGCTAAACCACTCCAAGCGATCGCTCATTTTATTACCAGCCGTAATAACTAG
- a CDS encoding divergent PAP2 family protein: MQDIGNILDNRVLLVALVACLIAQALKLVVEIVKHRKLNVRVLVTTGGMPSAHSALVTALAAGVGQTLGWASPDFAVAIVFAIIVMYDAAGVRQAAGKQARILNQMIDELFHEKPDFSQDRLKELLGHTPVQVIAGSALGITIYWLARSAY, translated from the coding sequence ATGCAGGACATAGGCAACATTTTAGACAACCGGGTGCTGCTGGTTGCTCTGGTAGCTTGTTTAATTGCTCAAGCATTAAAGCTCGTAGTTGAGATCGTCAAACATCGCAAATTGAATGTGCGTGTTTTGGTGACAACCGGAGGTATGCCCAGTGCCCATTCGGCTCTGGTTACGGCTCTAGCCGCTGGTGTAGGGCAAACACTGGGTTGGGCATCTCCTGATTTTGCCGTTGCGATCGTTTTTGCCATCATTGTCATGTATGATGCAGCTGGAGTTCGCCAAGCGGCTGGTAAGCAAGCTCGTATTCTCAATCAAATGATTGATGAATTATTCCATGAAAAACCAGACTTTAGCCAAGACCGTCTGAAAGAATTACTCGGACATACACCAGTTCAGGTAATCGCTGGATCGGCTTTGGGTATAACCATCTATTGGTTAGCTAGGTCTGCTTATTAA
- a CDS encoding MgPME-cyclase complex family protein: MQTYHYVLASHRFLLEEEPIHEVLKERTRNYHEQEKQIDFWLVEQPAFLEAPQFKELKAKCPQPAVAIISTNPQFITWLKLRLEYVITGEFQAPSEAIPDALASLVTVS; this comes from the coding sequence ATGCAAACATACCATTACGTTTTGGCAAGTCACCGCTTTCTTCTCGAAGAAGAACCCATACACGAAGTTCTCAAAGAACGCACCCGTAACTACCACGAACAAGAAAAACAAATCGATTTTTGGTTAGTTGAGCAACCAGCTTTCTTAGAAGCACCGCAGTTTAAAGAGCTAAAGGCAAAGTGTCCCCAACCAGCAGTCGCAATTATTTCTACAAATCCTCAATTTATTACTTGGTTAAAACTGCGTTTAGAGTACGTCATCACTGGCGAATTCCAGGCTCCTTCTGAGGCAATACCAGATGCTTTAGCATCGTTAGTTACCGTATCTTAG
- a CDS encoding SnoaL-like polyketide cyclase, which translates to MSATESNNLPLWVQNRDKVIAESTDVEWRYQTPPDYSRSNENLAKESIYNHLEGTLEAIVQNLVRTFEMEVSFKANPQEWLSIVNDNFRVSTNGGVEYTAADLSAQGTYNLFMPDSEHYKASEETFESSAKVFHTTFPQGFPWEVLEVFSGPPNVTFKWRHWGHFNGEYKGHAPTGETIEIIGMSIAKVTDDLKVISLEHYFDNNLFLEKLTSGGKQTNSENQKSACPFSSWFKKSHKS; encoded by the coding sequence ATGAGCGCAACAGAGTCTAACAACCTGCCACTTTGGGTACAGAATAGAGATAAGGTGATAGCAGAAAGCACTGATGTCGAGTGGCGCTATCAGACACCGCCTGATTATTCCCGTTCAAATGAGAATCTTGCTAAAGAAAGTATCTACAATCATCTTGAAGGAACACTGGAAGCGATCGTGCAAAACTTAGTGAGAACCTTTGAGATGGAGGTATCCTTCAAAGCTAACCCGCAAGAGTGGTTATCTATTGTGAATGACAACTTTCGCGTCAGTACCAATGGCGGAGTAGAGTATACCGCAGCAGATTTATCAGCCCAAGGTACTTACAATCTATTTATGCCTGATTCAGAGCATTACAAAGCTTCAGAAGAAACCTTTGAATCATCCGCAAAAGTCTTCCACACAACATTTCCCCAAGGATTTCCTTGGGAAGTTCTGGAAGTTTTCTCAGGGCCCCCAAATGTCACATTTAAATGGCGGCATTGGGGACATTTTAACGGAGAATATAAAGGCCATGCGCCTACTGGAGAGACAATAGAAATTATCGGTATGAGCATTGCAAAAGTTACCGATGACTTGAAGGTTATTTCCTTAGAACACTACTTCGACAATAATCTGTTCTTGGAAAAGCTAACATCTGGTGGCAAACAGACAAACTCTGAAAACCAGAAAAGTGCTTGTCCATTCAGTTCTTGGTTCAAGAAATCCCACAAAAGTTAG
- a CDS encoding pyridoxine 5'-phosphate synthase, translating into MATLGVNIDHIATIRQARRTVEPDPVAAAVLAELAGADGITVHLREDRRHIQDRDVRILRQTVRSHLNLEMAATDEMLAIALDIKPDYVTLVPEKREEVTTEGGLDIIGQIARIGEIVDKLQSASIPVSLFIDAEPAQIEASVKIEAQFIELHTGQYAEAKDETNRHRELSILAKGCQQAIQAGLRVNAGHGLTYWNVYPVAALPGMEELNIGHTIISRAALVGIERAVREMKQAIRGNGQ; encoded by the coding sequence GTGGCTACACTTGGCGTTAACATTGACCACATCGCCACTATCCGGCAAGCGCGGCGGACGGTGGAACCAGATCCGGTAGCGGCGGCGGTACTGGCAGAATTAGCGGGTGCAGATGGAATTACGGTGCATCTGCGTGAAGATCGGCGACATATCCAAGATCGGGATGTGCGGATATTGCGGCAAACAGTGCGATCGCATCTTAATTTAGAAATGGCCGCTACAGACGAAATGCTAGCGATCGCTCTCGATATCAAACCAGATTACGTAACTTTAGTCCCCGAAAAGCGCGAAGAAGTCACAACAGAAGGCGGACTAGATATTATTGGTCAAATTGCTAGAATAGGTGAGATAGTCGATAAATTGCAAAGCGCTAGCATTCCAGTTAGTTTATTTATCGATGCCGAACCTGCACAAATCGAAGCATCTGTCAAGATAGAGGCGCAGTTTATCGAATTGCACACCGGACAATATGCTGAGGCTAAAGATGAAACAAATCGACACCGAGAATTATCCATATTAGCTAAAGGGTGTCAACAAGCGATTCAAGCTGGATTGCGAGTTAACGCTGGTCATGGACTCACCTATTGGAACGTCTATCCGGTGGCTGCGCTTCCAGGCATGGAAGAACTGAACATTGGTCATACCATCATCAGTCGGGCAGCATTAGTAGGTATAGAAAGGGCAGTCCGCGAGATGAAGCAAGCTATAAGGGGGAATGGGCAATAG